A genomic region of Rhodospirillales bacterium contains the following coding sequences:
- a CDS encoding SDR family oxidoreductase, whose protein sequence is MHLRKRILVTGGAGFLGSHLCERLIKRGDDVLCVDNFFTGAKDNIAHLMASPRFELLRHDVTFPLYVEVDEIYNLACPASPVHYQHDPIQTTKTSVHGAINMLGLAKRIKAKILQASTSEVYGDPEVHPQPESYRGNVNPIGPRGCYDEGKRCAETLFFDYHRQAGLRIRVARIFNTYGPRMHPNDGRVVSNFILQALAKKPITLYGDGRQTRSFCYIDDLVGGLIRLMDAPDSVTGPVNLGNPTEFTIRELAETVLRLTKSSSRIVKRPLPADDPMQRCPDIRLARKTLKWKPTVALEDGLKRTIAYFRDQRRAG, encoded by the coding sequence ATGCATCTGCGCAAGCGCATACTGGTGACGGGCGGCGCCGGGTTTCTCGGCTCGCACCTGTGCGAGCGCCTGATCAAGCGCGGCGACGACGTGCTCTGCGTCGACAACTTCTTCACCGGCGCCAAGGACAACATCGCGCACCTGATGGCGAGCCCGCGCTTCGAGTTGCTGCGCCACGACGTCACCTTTCCGCTCTACGTCGAGGTCGACGAGATCTACAACCTCGCCTGCCCGGCCTCGCCGGTGCATTACCAGCACGACCCGATCCAGACCACCAAGACCTCGGTCCACGGCGCGATCAACATGCTGGGGCTGGCCAAACGGATCAAGGCGAAGATCCTGCAGGCCTCCACCAGCGAGGTGTACGGCGATCCCGAGGTCCATCCCCAGCCGGAAAGCTATCGCGGCAATGTCAACCCGATCGGCCCGCGCGGGTGCTACGACGAAGGCAAGCGCTGTGCCGAGACGCTCTTCTTCGATTATCACCGTCAGGCCGGCTTGCGTATCCGGGTCGCGCGCATCTTCAACACCTACGGGCCGCGCATGCATCCGAACGACGGCCGGGTGGTGTCCAACTTCATCCTGCAGGCGCTCGCCAAGAAACCGATCACCCTCTACGGCGACGGCCGCCAGACGCGTTCGTTCTGTTACATCGACGATTTGGTCGGCGGCCTGATCCGGCTGATGGACGCGCCCGATTCCGTCACCGGGCCGGTCAACCTCGGCAATCCGACCGAGTTCACCATCCGCGAGCTGGCCGAAACCGTGCTGCGCCTGACCAAGAGTTCGTCGCGCATCGTCAAGCGCCCGCTGCCGGCCGACGATCCGATGCAGCGCTGCCCGGACATCCGGCTCGCGCGCAAGACATTAAAGTGGAAACCGACCGTCGCCCTCGAAGACGGCCTCAAGCGCACGATCGCGTATTTTCGCGACCAGCGCCGCGCGGGTTGA